The Clostridioides sp. ES-S-0010-02 genome window below encodes:
- the eno gene encoding phosphopyruvate hydratase — translation MSVIELVYAREVLDSRGNPTVEVEVVLEDGAMGRAIVPSGASTGAFEAVELRDGDKGRYLGKGVETAVANVNEIIAPEIEGMDAFDQPAIDAMMIELDGTPNKGKLGANAILGVSMAVARAAADEIGLPLFQYLGGVNAKQLPVPMMNILNGGEHADNNVDVQEFMILPVGACCFKEGLRMGAEVFHSLKKVLGEKGLACGVGDEGGFAPNLGSNREALELIVEAITKAGYKPGEDVMLGLDVAATEMYNKETKKYVLAGEGKELTAAEMVALYEDWSNNFPIITIEDGLDEEDWDGWKLLTEKLGNKLQLVGDDLFVTNTERLEKGIENGVANSILVKVNQIGTITETLDAIEMAKRAGYTAVISHRSGETEDSTIADLAVAVNAGQIKTGAPSRTDRVAKYNQLLRIEEMVGEQARYCGLKSFYNLKK, via the coding sequence ATGTCAGTTATTGAATTAGTATATGCTAGAGAAGTATTAGACTCAAGAGGAAATCCAACTGTAGAAGTTGAAGTAGTATTAGAAGATGGAGCAATGGGAAGAGCAATAGTTCCATCAGGTGCATCTACAGGAGCTTTTGAAGCTGTTGAATTAAGAGATGGAGACAAAGGAAGATACTTAGGAAAAGGTGTAGAAACAGCTGTTGCTAACGTAAATGAAATAATAGCACCAGAAATCGAAGGAATGGATGCATTTGACCAACCAGCTATAGATGCAATGATGATAGAATTAGATGGAACTCCAAACAAAGGTAAATTAGGAGCTAATGCTATATTAGGTGTTTCAATGGCAGTAGCTAGAGCAGCTGCTGATGAAATAGGTTTACCATTATTCCAATACTTAGGTGGAGTAAATGCTAAGCAATTACCTGTTCCAATGATGAACATATTAAATGGTGGAGAACATGCTGATAATAACGTTGATGTTCAAGAGTTCATGATATTACCAGTAGGAGCTTGTTGCTTTAAAGAAGGTTTAAGAATGGGAGCAGAAGTATTCCATTCATTAAAGAAAGTTTTAGGAGAAAAAGGATTAGCTTGTGGTGTAGGTGACGAAGGTGGATTCGCTCCAAACTTAGGTTCAAACAGAGAAGCTTTAGAATTAATAGTTGAAGCTATAACAAAAGCTGGATATAAGCCAGGAGAAGATGTTATGTTAGGACTTGATGTTGCTGCTACAGAAATGTACAATAAAGAAACTAAAAAATACGTTTTAGCTGGAGAAGGAAAAGAATTAACTGCTGCTGAAATGGTTGCTTTATATGAAGATTGGTCAAACAACTTCCCAATAATAACTATAGAAGATGGTTTAGATGAAGAAGATTGGGATGGATGGAAATTATTAACTGAAAAATTAGGAAACAAATTACAATTAGTTGGAGATGACTTATTTGTTACTAATACAGAAAGATTAGAAAAAGGAATTGAAAATGGAGTAGCTAACTCTATATTAGTTAAAGTTAACCAAATAGGTACAATAACTGAAACTCTAGATGCAATAGAAATGGCTAAGAGAGCAGGGTACACTGCTGTTATATCTCATAGATCAGGAGAAACTGAAGATTCTACTATAGCAGATTTAGCTGTTGCAGTAAATGCTGGACAAATAAAAACTGGTGCTCCATCAAGAACTGATAGAGTTGCTAAATACAACCAATTATTAAGAATAGAAGAAATGGTTGGAGAGCAAGCTAGATACTGTGGATTAAAATCTTTCTATAACTTAAAAAAATAG
- a CDS encoding 2,3-bisphosphoglycerate-independent phosphoglycerate mutase produces MMKKPVALIIMDGFGYNKEVKGNAIAESKTPNLDRIMKEYPNTLINASGLDVGLPDGQMGNSEVGHTNIGAGRIVYQDLTRITKSIKDGDFFNNKVLCEAMDNAKEHSLHVMGLLSDGGVHSHIDHLKAIIKMAKDKGVEKVYVHAFTDGRDTDPQSALEYAKEVQASMNEIGVGEFATVSGRYYAMDRDKRWERVELAYNAMARGIGEKATSIEEAIQNSYDNGKNDEFIMPTVIVKDDKAVGSIKENDSIIFFNFRPDRARQITRALVSEEFDGFKREEIKNFFVCLTEYDITIKEVHIAFGPQSLTNTLGEYLAKNGKTQLRAAETEKYAHVTFFFNGGVEEPNKGEERLLIPSPKVATYDLQPEMSAYELTDKALEKLGEDKFDFIVLNFANPDMVGHTGNIEAAIKAVETVDTCVGKLVDKIIELGGSAIITADHGNAEYMLDPQTGKTVTAHSINPVPFVVVGQEFEGAKLLDAGRLSDIAPTVLDMMKLEKPEEMTGHSLISK; encoded by the coding sequence ATGATGAAAAAACCAGTTGCTTTAATTATTATGGACGGATTTGGATATAATAAGGAAGTTAAGGGAAATGCAATTGCTGAGTCCAAAACTCCTAATTTAGACAGAATAATGAAAGAATATCCAAACACATTAATAAATGCTAGTGGTCTTGATGTTGGTCTACCTGATGGTCAAATGGGAAATTCAGAAGTTGGCCATACTAATATAGGTGCAGGTAGAATTGTATATCAAGATTTAACTAGAATAACAAAATCTATAAAAGATGGTGATTTTTTTAATAATAAAGTTTTATGTGAAGCTATGGACAATGCAAAAGAACATTCTCTTCATGTAATGGGTCTTTTGTCTGATGGTGGAGTACATTCACATATAGACCATCTTAAAGCTATAATCAAAATGGCAAAAGATAAAGGTGTAGAAAAAGTATATGTTCATGCATTTACTGATGGTAGAGATACTGACCCTCAAAGCGCATTGGAATATGCTAAGGAAGTACAAGCTAGTATGAATGAAATTGGAGTAGGTGAATTTGCTACAGTTTCTGGTAGATACTATGCAATGGATAGAGATAAGAGATGGGAAAGAGTAGAGCTTGCATACAATGCCATGGCTAGAGGTATTGGCGAAAAAGCAACTTCTATTGAAGAAGCTATTCAAAACTCTTATGATAATGGAAAAAATGATGAATTTATAATGCCAACAGTTATTGTTAAAGATGATAAAGCAGTTGGAAGTATAAAAGAAAATGATTCAATTATATTCTTCAATTTCAGACCAGATAGAGCAAGACAAATAACAAGAGCTTTAGTAAGTGAAGAGTTTGATGGATTTAAAAGAGAAGAAATTAAAAACTTCTTTGTATGTTTAACAGAGTACGATATAACTATAAAAGAAGTGCATATAGCATTTGGACCACAATCTTTAACTAATACTCTGGGTGAATATCTTGCGAAAAATGGAAAAACTCAATTAAGAGCTGCTGAAACTGAAAAATATGCGCATGTTACTTTCTTCTTCAATGGTGGAGTAGAAGAGCCAAACAAAGGTGAAGAGAGATTATTAATACCTTCTCCAAAGGTTGCAACTTACGACTTACAACCAGAGATGTCTGCATATGAATTAACAGACAAAGCTTTAGAAAAACTAGGAGAAGATAAGTTTGACTTTATAGTTTTAAACTTTGCAAACCCTGACATGGTAGGTCATACAGGAAATATTGAAGCAGCTATAAAGGCTGTTGAGACTGTAGATACTTGTGTAGGAAAATTAGTAGATAAAATAATAGAGCTAGGTGGAAGTGCAATAATAACTGCTGACCACGGAAATGCTGAATACATGTTAGACCCACAAACAGGAAAGACTGTAACAGCCCACTCTATTAATCCAGTACCATTTGTGGTTGTTGGACAAGAATTTGAAGGTGCAAAATTATTAGACGCAGGAAGATTATCTGATATAGCGCCAACTGTTTTAGATATGATGAAGTTAGAAAAACCAGAAGAAATGACTGGTCATTCACTTATTTCAAAATAG
- the secG gene encoding preprotein translocase subunit SecG — protein sequence MGNILMGVQVVLGILLVISIMPQDSKNALPSEFGGEGSQAYFKPKGKQAFLARVTKITAVLFFINALALLIVKK from the coding sequence ATGGGCAACATTTTAATGGGTGTGCAAGTAGTACTAGGGATTTTACTAGTAATTAGCATAATGCCTCAAGATTCTAAGAATGCTTTACCTTCAGAGTTTGGTGGAGAAGGAAGTCAAGCTTACTTTAAACCAAAAGGAAAACAAGCATTTCTTGCTAGAGTTACAAAAATAACAGCAGTATTATTTTTTATAAATGCATTGGCACTACTTATAGTTAAGAAGTAG